Below is a window of Tsuneonella deserti DNA.
CCCATATGGCGTCATCGTGGTCGCGGGCGTCGGCCGGGTCGATGGCGACAATGGGCAAGTCGCGCAGGTCTTCGCGGTGCTCGTGCGACAGCGGGATCCTCGCCGCGCGCTGCGCCTCTTCCAGGGCTGCCTCGGGGAAGACGTGGGGGATGCCGTGCTTGGCGATGGCGATGAGGCTGAAGCTGCGCGGCTCGAGCGGATCGCCGATCACCTCCGTGACCTTCACGCCCGAGCGTGGCGACTTGCCCGCCGGTTCCGCGACGACGAGCTGGCCCGCCTCCGCCCCGCCAAGGTCGGCAATGGGGGAGGACGAGCGAACCCGCTTGTCCACCGGGGCGAGCCAGCCCTTGCCGCTGGCATCGATCTCCACCACGCCCATCAGGCCTTCGGTACGCGCCGGCAGCTTCTTCATCGGATAGGCGAGCCAGCCCCGCCCGGATTCCTCGGTACGGGCGAGCACCCGGTCCCCGACCTTCAGCGCCGGCTGCTTGCTGTTACGCGCCTTCTTGCCCTCGACGATCCGCAGGCGCGGGGGCGGTGTCGCGTCGTCCGGGCTCCAGGCGTCGGGGATGGCGTAAGGCTCGCCGTCGTCTATCTCCAGAACGCGCAGCACGGTGACCTTGGGAACCCCGCCCATCCGGTGATAGGCGGTCTTCTTGCCGTCGATCAGGCCTTCCTCGGCCATGTCCTTGAGCAAGGCCTTGAGGGCGATCTTCTCTTGCCCCTTGAGCCCGAACGCCTTGGCGATCTCGCGCTTGCCGGCGATCTGGTCGCTGGTCTGGAGAAATTCGAGAATCTGCGCCCGCGAGGGCATTCCGGGCTGTTTGCTGGCGGGCGGTTTTCTGGCGGGCATGGCGCGCGATATGGGGCCGCGCCTAGTTCTTGTCACCCTGCTGCTGTGCGAGCGGCGCGAACCCGCCACCCGGCACCGCGCTCGCCACCGGGCTGCACGCCCCATCCGCGGCGCAGGCGCTGACGCCGAATACCCAGTCGTCGCCCCGCACGCCTTCCAGCTTGGCGCTGGTGGCGACGACGTTGGCGATCACCGGCTTTTCCCACCAGTCCGCCTCGTTGGTGGCGCGCTGCCACAGCGTGTATCCGACCGCGCCCGGCACCTCGTCCCACTTGACGGTGGTGAACGTCTGGACCGCAGCCTCGGCGGTGGGCACGGGCGGCATGGGGGCCCGGGCGAGGCGGTCGAGCATCCGCACATTGAGGGCGGTCACCCGGGCGAGGTAGGGAAAGTCCATCGCCTCGACCGTGTCGCCGTAATGCACGCCGTTCTCGGTGCGCAGGTCCTGGTGCTGCTTGTCGTAATTCTCGACCCCGACGGAGAAGCGGATCGCCGGATAGCCTTTCTCCAGATAAGGGAGATGGTCCCCGCCCCGCCCCATCCGGTCGGCGCGCCAGATGGGCCGCACCTGCAGCGACGCGTCATCGAGATCTGCCACGAAGCGCGAGAGATTCCGGCTGGGACTGTCGTTCTCACCCCCGTCTCGGCGCTGCGCGGCGCGAGCCTTCTCGTCCAGGTCCGCGCGCGGCCCTTCCGAGAACACCCGCACGTGATCGGGAACGCAATAGCCGTCCGAGCTGCAGGAGTTGCCCACGATGTCGTTGTTCAGCACCGCCTTGACCTGCCAGCCCTGCCCGGCCGCGTAATCGGCCAGCAACTGCCCGCCAAACAGGCCCTGCTCCTCTCCCGAGAGAAGAGCGTACACGATCGTCGTCGGGTACGTGTGCTGCGAGAGCACGCGCGCGGCTTCGAGCACAAGGGCGGTGCCGCTGCCGTCGTCATTCGCGCCGGGCGCGTCGGAGGTTGCGTCCATCACGTCGGTCACGCGGCTGTCGATGTGACCCTGCACGATCACCACCTCGTTGGGCCGCTCGGTCCCGCGCTGGATGGCGACCACGTCCACGAGACGCGTGGGCCTGGGGATGCGCGCACCTTGCACCATGCGTTCGGGCAGCACGATGGTGAGGCATCCGCCGCATGCCTTTCCGGTCTTGCGGAACTCCGCCTCGCCCCACCGCCGCGCGGCGCCGATGCCACGCTTTTTGCTAACCTGATCGGACAGCGTATGCCGCGTACCGAACGAGACGAGCTTTTCGACATCGGCACGGAGCCGCTGCTGCGACACATCGGCCGATGGATCGTCCCCGGCCGTGAGCGGAGCGGCAGATAGAAGGGCGGCGGCAAAAAGGGGAAGCTTGCGCATAACACCCTTTCGGACAGCGACTTGCGCTTGGCAAGCGCCCTCCGATCGGGTGCTCAATAGGCGCGTGCGACCAGCACGCGTTCGACCGCCGCCTCACCGGTGAAGATGCAAACGCCGTCCGCTGGCTCCGCATCGATGGGGACGTTGCGCAAGGTGAGCTTGAGCGCCTTGAGTTGGTCCACGACCTGTTCGAGCGCCTGGCCGGTCGGCTTGGCCCACTGCACTTCCAGCCAGCCCGGATTGTCCACGCCATCGGCAAACGCGGCTTGAAGCTCCGGCAATGCCGTCACGCCGCGCGAGATCCGTGCATCGCGAACATCCCGCGCCGATGCCAGCATGGAAGCCTGGATCGTTTCGAGCATGCCGGGAATCGCTTGCGCCGCCTCGTCAAGCGAAGGCGCCTGGAACGCGGGCTTGCCGTTTTCCGCCCACAGTGCATCGCGCCGCAGAAGGCTGACCTTGCCCTCGGCCATGTCGCGCTGGCCAACCTCGACGATGAGCGGGGCGCCCTTGCGCACCCAGTCCCAACGCTTTGCGGCAGCCTTGCCCGGCTTGGTATCGAGCAGCACGCGGACCGGTTCCCGCAGCGCATCTTCGGATGCGAGCGAGGCGCGCAGCCGCTCGCAGTATTCGACAAGCGCCGCGTCGCCTTCGTCCTCGCGGAGCATCGGCACGATCACGACCTGCCACGGCGCGATGGCCGGGGGAACCTTGAGCCCGTCGTCATCGCCATGGACCATGATCACGCCGCCGATCATGCGGGTCGAGACGCCCCAGCTCGTGGTGTGCGCGAGCTGCTGCCCCCCTTCACGATCCTGGAAGCGGATGCCGCTCGCCTGCGCGAAATTGGTGCCAAGGTAATGGCTGGTGCCTGCCTGGAGCGCCTTGCCATCCTGCATCATCGCCTCGATCGACCAGGTTTCGACCGCGCCGGGGAAGCGTTCGTTCTCGGGCTTTTCGCCGGCGATCACCGGCAGCGCGAGATCCTCCTCCGCGCAGGCGCGATAGACTTCGAGCATGCGGAGCGTGTGCTCTTTCGCTTCGCCCGCGGTCTCGTGGGCGGTGTGTCCTTCCTGCCAGAGGAACTCACTGGTGCGCAGGAACATGCGCGTGCGCATTTCCCAGCGCATGACGTTGGCCCACTGGTTGAGCTTGAGCGGCAGGTCGCGCCATGATTGGACCCAGCGCGCCATCGCGTCCCCGATGATGGTTTCGGACGTGGGGCGGATAACCAGCGGTTCTTCCAGCTTCGCTTCGGGATCGGGGATCAGGCCGCCCTTTCCGTCAGCGATCAGGCGGTGGTGCGTGACGACCGCCATTTCCTTGGCGAAGCCTTCGACGTGCTCGGCCTCGCGCTCGAAGTTGCGCAGGGGGATGAGCAACGGGAAATACGCGTTATCGTGCCCCGTCGCCTTGATCCGGTTATCGAGCAGGCGCTGGATACGCTCCCAGATGCCGTAGCCCCATGGCTTGATCACCATGCAGCCGCGCACGCCGGATTCCTCGGCCATGTCGGCGGCCGAGATGACCTCCTGGTACCACTGGGCGAAATCGTCGGCGCGCTTGACCGAGAGGGCGTGGCGTATCTGGGACACTGATGGGGTGCTTTCGCAGGAATTGGAACAGTGCGCGCCCCTAGCGGCGGGGGCGGCTACTTGCCAAGCTCGTCGAGCTTCTTCTGCATCGCGGCCATCTGCGCGCGCAGCTCGGCGAAGTCGTCGGCCTTGTTCGGCGCCGGTTGATCGGCCGCCCGCGGCGGGTCGGCACGCTGCGGCATGAGCGCATCGGCAGCGGCGCGCATCATGGCGAGGTTCGTCTCGGCCATCTTCGCGAACGGATTGGCACCGGCGCGGGCATGCAGCGCCTCGGCGACCTTGGCCTGGTTGTCGCGAAAGTTTTCCATCATCGCGTCGAGGTAGGCGGGCATCATCGCCTGCATCGAATTGCCGTACATACCGATGAGCTGGCGCAGGAAGCTGATTGGGAGCATCTGCTCCCCCCGGCTCGATTCCGCGTCCATGATGATCTGGGTCAGGATCGTGTGAGTGATGTCCTCGCCCGACTTGGCGTCGATGACCTTGAAGTCGACCCCCTCCCGGGTCATCCGCGCGAGGTCGTCCAGCGTGATGTAGCTGGAAGACGCGGTATTGTAGAGGCGCCGGTTGGCGTACTTCTTGATGATGGTGGCACCATCGCCGCTGTCGTTTCGCCTCGTCATGTATGCGCCCTCGCGTTCGGTTGCCTACGCTTAGCACTTGCAGCATTTGCGGTGCAATAAATGCTGCGTTTTTTTGTGCGCAGCAAATTCAGCGGCGGAAGCGTCGTCCGAGAACTGTCAGCAGCTCGTACTGCGTCAGCCCGGTGAGGGCCGAAGCCTCAGGCAGCGCGTACGGCACATCGAGCCAGTCCCCTTCACGCAACCCGGGACACTGCCTCGCGTCCACGACCACCATGTCCATCGACACTTTGCCGAGCAAGGGAACTTCCGCTCCGTCATGGTGCAGCGAACCGGCACCCTCCCCCCAGCAGCGCAGGAAGCCATCGGCATAACCCAGCGAGGCGACTGCCACGCGCATCGGGGCGGGCGCGACGAAGCTGGCGTTATAGCCGATGCCTTCGCCCGCCTCGACGTCCCGCACCTGCAGCACGGCTGCGCGCAGATGCGCGACCTGGCGTATGTCGCCCGCCATTTCAGGGCGCGGCACGCCGCCGTAAAGCGCGAGCCCTGGGCGCGTCACATCGAAGGCAAAGCGCGGTCCCAGCGCGATTCCGGCGCTGTTGGCGAGGCTCTGGCGCCGGGCGGGAACCCGGTTGCATGCTTCCCGAAAGCGGGCGAGCTGGAGATCGTTCTGGTCCGTGTCTTCATCCGCCGAGGCCAGGTGCGACAGCAAGGTCTCGACCTTCAGGTCAGCCAGGACGGGATCGCCAAGTGCCGACAGGGGCAATCCCAGGCGATTGATCCC
It encodes the following:
- a CDS encoding M28 family peptidase, which translates into the protein MRKLPLFAAALLSAAPLTAGDDPSADVSQQRLRADVEKLVSFGTRHTLSDQVSKKRGIGAARRWGEAEFRKTGKACGGCLTIVLPERMVQGARIPRPTRLVDVVAIQRGTERPNEVVIVQGHIDSRVTDVMDATSDAPGANDDGSGTALVLEAARVLSQHTYPTTIVYALLSGEEQGLFGGQLLADYAAGQGWQVKAVLNNDIVGNSCSSDGYCVPDHVRVFSEGPRADLDEKARAAQRRDGGENDSPSRNLSRFVADLDDASLQVRPIWRADRMGRGGDHLPYLEKGYPAIRFSVGVENYDKQHQDLRTENGVHYGDTVEAMDFPYLARVTALNVRMLDRLARAPMPPVPTAEAAVQTFTTVKWDEVPGAVGYTLWQRATNEADWWEKPVIANVVATSAKLEGVRGDDWVFGVSACAADGACSPVASAVPGGGFAPLAQQQGDKN
- the proS gene encoding proline--tRNA ligase: MSQIRHALSVKRADDFAQWYQEVISAADMAEESGVRGCMVIKPWGYGIWERIQRLLDNRIKATGHDNAYFPLLIPLRNFEREAEHVEGFAKEMAVVTHHRLIADGKGGLIPDPEAKLEEPLVIRPTSETIIGDAMARWVQSWRDLPLKLNQWANVMRWEMRTRMFLRTSEFLWQEGHTAHETAGEAKEHTLRMLEVYRACAEEDLALPVIAGEKPENERFPGAVETWSIEAMMQDGKALQAGTSHYLGTNFAQASGIRFQDREGGQQLAHTTSWGVSTRMIGGVIMVHGDDDGLKVPPAIAPWQVVIVPMLREDEGDAALVEYCERLRASLASEDALREPVRVLLDTKPGKAAAKRWDWVRKGAPLIVEVGQRDMAEGKVSLLRRDALWAENGKPAFQAPSLDEAAQAIPGMLETIQASMLASARDVRDARISRGVTALPELQAAFADGVDNPGWLEVQWAKPTGQALEQVVDQLKALKLTLRNVPIDAEPADGVCIFTGEAAVERVLVARAY
- the phaR gene encoding polyhydroxyalkanoate synthesis repressor PhaR, translating into MTRRNDSGDGATIIKKYANRRLYNTASSSYITLDDLARMTREGVDFKVIDAKSGEDITHTILTQIIMDAESSRGEQMLPISFLRQLIGMYGNSMQAMMPAYLDAMMENFRDNQAKVAEALHARAGANPFAKMAETNLAMMRAAADALMPQRADPPRAADQPAPNKADDFAELRAQMAAMQKKLDELGK
- a CDS encoding alanine racemase, yielding MSGLPPPTLRLDLDAEALASNWRALDRLSGAARAGAAVKADGYGLGAGKVVPILAKAGARDFFVAHWSEVPDIIAHVPAGQVSVLHGPLSDEDCAFAQASGVRPVLNSLGQVARWQASGGGSCDLMVDTGINRLGLPLSALGDPVLADLKVETLLSHLASADEDTDQNDLQLARFREACNRVPARRQSLANSAGIALGPRFAFDVTRPGLALYGGVPRPEMAGDIRQVAHLRAAVLQVRDVEAGEGIGYNASFVAPAPMRVAVASLGYADGFLRCWGEGAGSLHHDGAEVPLLGKVSMDMVVVDARQCPGLREGDWLDVPYALPEASALTGLTQYELLTVLGRRFRR